The following proteins are co-located in the Desulfatitalea tepidiphila genome:
- a CDS encoding amidase → MSDIPFCSAKQLASMIRTKKIGALELLDLYLQRVECYSEINAIIFMDVDAARKRARQADRALARGNLWGPLHGVPMTIKESFDVVGMPTTWGVPRYKENYPSSNALVVDRFLQAGAVIFGKTNVPMYLADWQTFNDIYGTTNNPWDRNRVPGGSSGGSAAALAAGLTGLEAGSDIGASIRNPAHYCGVYGHKPTYGIISPLGQALPGTFGLTDIAVVGPLARSAEDLALAMDVMAGPDDIDGSGWKLSLPKPKRKELREFKVAVVYDDPEAEVDEEVQQVLRDLTTFLKKMKLKVRVDARPKIDSREAHRNYIRLLRGATCGRLTPEDFEKNLADYKSLRADDESYRAQMIRAQAMSHKEWLAYDNLRHRMRLAWAAFFSDFDLFLCPAATTTAFEHNQKGERWERMISVNGKPQPSTTQMFWAGYSCNFFLPATVAPIGLSRKGLPVGVQVVGPQYGDRACIQFARLLEREYHHFIPPTGY, encoded by the coding sequence ATGTCGGACATCCCGTTTTGCTCTGCAAAGCAGCTGGCTTCCATGATTCGTACAAAGAAGATCGGAGCCCTCGAACTGCTGGATCTCTATCTGCAGCGGGTAGAATGCTATTCCGAGATCAACGCCATCATCTTTATGGATGTGGACGCCGCCCGGAAGCGCGCCCGCCAGGCGGACCGGGCCCTTGCACGGGGAAACCTCTGGGGCCCTCTTCACGGGGTGCCCATGACCATTAAGGAATCCTTCGATGTAGTCGGCATGCCGACCACATGGGGCGTCCCGAGATATAAGGAAAATTATCCTTCGAGCAATGCTCTGGTGGTTGACCGCTTTCTCCAAGCCGGTGCCGTGATCTTCGGCAAGACCAACGTTCCCATGTACCTCGCGGACTGGCAGACCTTCAATGACATTTACGGGACCACGAACAACCCTTGGGACCGGAACCGTGTACCCGGCGGCTCCTCGGGGGGATCGGCGGCCGCGCTGGCGGCGGGGTTGACCGGCCTCGAAGCCGGGAGCGATATCGGGGCCTCCATTCGCAATCCCGCCCATTACTGCGGCGTGTACGGGCATAAACCCACTTATGGGATCATATCTCCTCTCGGCCAAGCCTTGCCGGGGACGTTTGGCCTGACGGACATCGCGGTGGTCGGGCCCCTCGCACGGAGCGCCGAGGACCTGGCTTTGGCCATGGATGTCATGGCGGGTCCGGACGATATTGACGGTTCCGGGTGGAAACTGAGCCTGCCGAAGCCGAAGAGGAAGGAGCTCAGGGAATTCAAGGTGGCGGTTGTCTACGATGACCCCGAAGCGGAGGTGGATGAGGAAGTACAGCAAGTACTTCGCGACCTGACCACCTTCTTGAAAAAGATGAAGTTGAAGGTGCGGGTAGACGCGCGACCCAAAATCGATTCTCGCGAAGCCCACCGGAACTACATTCGGCTCCTTCGGGGGGCCACATGCGGACGTCTGACCCCCGAAGATTTCGAGAAGAATTTGGCGGACTATAAATCTTTGAGAGCGGACGACGAAAGCTACCGGGCCCAGATGATCCGGGCGCAGGCCATGTCCCACAAGGAGTGGCTCGCATACGATAATTTGCGGCACCGTATGCGACTTGCCTGGGCAGCGTTTTTTAGCGACTTCGATCTCTTCCTCTGTCCGGCTGCCACCACGACGGCTTTCGAGCATAATCAGAAGGGTGAGCGGTGGGAGCGCATGATCTCCGTTAACGGAAAACCCCAACCATCCACCACCCAGATGTTCTGGGCCGGATATTCCTGTAACTTCTTCCTACCGGCGACTGTTGCACCCATCGGGCTGTCAAGGAAAGGGCTACCGGTAGGTGTCCAGGTCGTGGGCCCGCAATACGGTGATCGCGCCTGTATCCAATTTGCACGGCTCCTGGAACGTGAGTACCATCATTTCATTCCACCAACTGGCTACTAG
- a CDS encoding nitroreductase family protein, translating to MTLIKINEIKCKKDGLCVMDCPAGIIKQADKDSVPVMIPQGDKICLRCGHCVAVCPHGALDHVNVPLDSSPEIKKELALDTVQASQFLRTRRSIRHFKDKPVTRETIQALIDTARFAPTGGNSQLLAWTVQTDKAKLKEMSDLTVAWMKMMLESETAKKLPPYFPRIVQAYEAGINSITRDAPCLLVASAPGYYDNGMVDLSIALSYLELMATAKGLGTLWLGLITRALKFFEPLKALVGLPENHTHFYAMVLGHPKFKYYRLPERKAANIIWK from the coding sequence ATGACATTGATTAAAATTAATGAAATCAAGTGCAAGAAAGATGGGTTATGCGTCATGGACTGTCCGGCTGGCATTATCAAACAGGCGGACAAGGATAGTGTGCCGGTGATGATTCCCCAGGGGGATAAAATCTGCCTGCGGTGCGGACATTGTGTGGCTGTGTGCCCCCATGGTGCCTTGGATCATGTCAATGTGCCTCTGGATAGCAGCCCTGAAATTAAAAAAGAGCTGGCATTGGATACTGTCCAGGCTTCCCAGTTCCTCAGGACTAGGCGATCCATCCGGCATTTCAAGGATAAGCCTGTGACTCGTGAGACGATACAGGCCCTGATCGACACAGCCCGTTTTGCCCCCACCGGTGGCAATTCGCAACTGCTCGCCTGGACGGTTCAAACGGATAAGGCCAAATTGAAAGAGATGTCGGATCTGACGGTGGCGTGGATGAAAATGATGCTGGAATCGGAGACCGCCAAGAAGCTGCCGCCTTATTTTCCGAGAATTGTGCAGGCGTATGAAGCCGGCATCAATTCCATTACCCGGGATGCGCCTTGTCTGTTGGTGGCTTCCGCCCCTGGCTATTACGACAATGGTATGGTGGATCTGTCCATTGCCTTGTCTTACCTTGAACTGATGGCCACTGCCAAAGGACTCGGCACGTTATGGCTCGGGTTGATAACCCGCGCTTTGAAATTTTTCGAACCGCTCAAAGCATTGGTGGGCCTGCCGGAGAACCATACGCACTTTTATGCCATGGTGCTGGGGCATCCCAAGTTTAAATACTACCGCCTGCCAGAGAGAAAAGCGGCAAATATTATCTGGAAATAG
- a CDS encoding gamma-glutamylcyclotransferase family protein, giving the protein MLCFSYGSNMSSARLRDRVPSARFVAVAILPAYRLRFHKVSSDGSGKCDALETGNYNDRVFGVVYELADDEKLSLDSMEGLGFGYDEKVVEVITEQGKLNILMYFATRVNSSLKPYCWYKEHVLIGAREHGLPPEYIAQIEAIAAVEDPDVTRGERELAIYC; this is encoded by the coding sequence GTGCTCTGCTTCTCGTATGGTTCTAATATGTCGTCCGCGCGTTTAAGAGATCGTGTGCCATCAGCACGTTTTGTCGCAGTCGCGATTTTGCCAGCTTATAGGCTTCGATTCCACAAAGTCAGTAGCGATGGTTCCGGGAAATGCGACGCTCTGGAAACAGGAAACTACAATGATCGAGTTTTTGGTGTGGTGTACGAGCTTGCTGATGATGAAAAGCTATCCCTTGATAGCATGGAAGGGCTGGGGTTTGGATATGATGAAAAAGTGGTCGAGGTAATTACGGAACAAGGAAAGTTGAACATCTTGATGTATTTCGCCACAAGAGTAAATTCGTCGCTAAAACCTTACTGCTGGTACAAAGAGCACGTCTTGATTGGGGCCCGTGAGCACGGGTTGCCCCCCGAATACATTGCTCAGATTGAGGCGATTGCGGCTGTCGAAGATCCGGACGTTACCAGGGGCGAGCGAGAACTGGCAATATACTGCTAA
- a CDS encoding DsrE family protein — translation MQDRLLVLWTNGDKTVAMNMVCMYAHNSKIRGWWDNVTLLIWGASGDLLVNDAEVMEKISEMKNAGVEVIACKRCAENMGILERLEAIGVKVFYTGEFLTDWLKSGDRVITI, via the coding sequence ATGCAAGACAGACTGTTGGTGCTCTGGACTAATGGAGATAAAACAGTGGCAATGAACATGGTGTGTATGTACGCCCACAATTCAAAAATCAGAGGATGGTGGGACAATGTTACACTTCTTATTTGGGGTGCCTCCGGGGATCTTCTGGTCAATGATGCAGAAGTCATGGAAAAAATATCAGAGATGAAAAATGCAGGTGTTGAAGTGATTGCCTGTAAACGATGTGCCGAGAATATGGGCATTTTAGAAAGACTGGAAGCGATCGGCGTAAAGGTCTTCTATACAGGGGAATTTTTAACAGATTGGCTGAAGTCAGGAGATCGGGTAATCACAATTTAA
- a CDS encoding 4Fe-4S ferredoxin, producing the protein MISKVDAQHVETMIKSFIAIDHSNTLRNKANDKAFGIPLVGFASGDDLLFEQYKDHVGPFYMTPWEVFAVTFRDTTIKAEQLTVISYILPQTEATKNDNRKEKFYPSERWARARIFGEEVNVALRRHIVQSLKDRNIRAVAPALAPQFSVRISPKYGFSSTWSERHAAYAAGLGTFGLCDGLITPVGKAMRTGSVVAQMNIPATQRPYTDHRAYCLYFSKGTCKKCISRCPVGAISESGKNKLTCLNHLFPVTSNYVKESFGIDGYGCGLCQTGVPCESRIPHSTDG; encoded by the coding sequence ATGATATCCAAAGTAGATGCCCAACACGTTGAGACTATGATTAAAAGTTTTATCGCTATAGATCACTCCAACACGCTCAGAAACAAAGCTAATGATAAAGCCTTTGGGATCCCCTTGGTGGGGTTTGCAAGTGGAGATGATCTGCTCTTCGAGCAATACAAAGATCATGTAGGGCCTTTTTACATGACCCCTTGGGAAGTCTTTGCAGTCACGTTTCGAGACACTACCATCAAGGCGGAGCAACTGACTGTAATCAGTTATATTCTGCCACAAACCGAAGCCACAAAAAACGACAACCGAAAAGAAAAATTCTACCCTTCCGAACGGTGGGCCAGGGCCCGAATTTTTGGCGAAGAGGTTAATGTAGCACTGCGTCGACACATAGTCCAATCCTTGAAGGATAGAAATATTCGTGCTGTGGCGCCAGCCCTTGCCCCTCAGTTCAGTGTGCGCATTTCGCCCAAATACGGCTTTTCTTCCACCTGGTCCGAACGTCATGCAGCTTATGCCGCAGGGTTGGGTACCTTTGGACTATGCGACGGATTGATAACACCAGTGGGTAAAGCTATGCGCACTGGATCGGTCGTGGCCCAGATGAATATCCCCGCTACGCAACGGCCCTACACCGATCATCGGGCCTATTGTCTCTATTTTTCAAAAGGAACCTGTAAGAAATGTATTTCCCGCTGTCCGGTAGGCGCCATTAGCGAATCTGGAAAAAACAAGTTGACCTGCTTAAACCATTTGTTTCCCGTTACCAGCAATTATGTCAAAGAAAGTTTCGGAATAGACGGCTATGGTTGCGGCCTTTGTCAGACCGGCGTTCCATGTGAATCGCGCATACCTCACAGCACGGACGGGTAG
- a CDS encoding class I adenylate-forming enzyme family protein has protein sequence MDEDGYLYLAGRKKDMIIRGGENIYPVEIEYVLHKNPKIEEAAVIGVPDAYWGEIVKAVVVLRKGEKATEEEIIEYCRESLASYKKPTIVEFRDALPKNAMQKVLKTVLSSESPVG, from the coding sequence ATGGACGAGGACGGCTACTTATATCTTGCCGGCAGGAAGAAGGACATGATCATCCGCGGGGGAGAAAACATCTATCCTGTTGAAATTGAATATGTTCTGCACAAGAACCCCAAGATTGAGGAGGCCGCTGTGATCGGGGTTCCCGATGCATACTGGGGGGAGATCGTCAAGGCTGTGGTGGTGCTACGCAAAGGGGAAAAGGCCACCGAGGAAGAGATCATAGAATATTGCCGCGAGAGCTTGGCCAGCTATAAAAAACCGACCATAGTGGAGTTTCGTGACGCGCTTCCTAAGAACGCAATGCAGAAGGTTCTAAAAACGGTCTTGAGCAGTGAATCACCTGTCGGGTAA
- a CDS encoding branched-chain amino acid ABC transporter permease, with the protein MMSPVVVMYITQGLHGLAYGMLLFLVASGLTLVFGMMGILNLAHASLFMLSAYFCYTVLLVTGNFWMALIIAPIVTALLGILVERFLLRRVHLQGHIGELLLTMGIMLVILETVKSFWGREVLVISIPPSLSGLVYFGAIRFPLYRLFIILLSLVVLGIMILVLFKTRLGKVVQATVSNASMVSALGINTPLVFMLVFGFGTWLA; encoded by the coding sequence ATGATGAGTCCTGTAGTGGTAATGTATATTACGCAGGGCCTTCATGGACTTGCATACGGAATGTTGCTATTTTTGGTGGCCTCCGGTTTGACCTTGGTTTTCGGGATGATGGGCATCCTGAATTTGGCTCACGCCTCCCTTTTTATGCTGTCTGCCTATTTTTGCTATACAGTTCTATTGGTAACCGGCAACTTTTGGATGGCTCTGATCATAGCGCCCATTGTCACAGCCTTGCTCGGAATTCTCGTAGAGCGGTTTTTACTACGCAGAGTACACCTACAGGGGCATATTGGTGAACTCCTTCTTACAATGGGGATCATGCTTGTTATTCTGGAGACCGTTAAATCCTTCTGGGGTAGGGAAGTTTTGGTTATTTCCATACCTCCTTCCTTGAGCGGACTGGTTTATTTCGGGGCTATTCGCTTCCCGCTTTATCGTTTATTCATTATTCTTCTTTCTCTGGTCGTGTTGGGCATCATGATTTTAGTCCTGTTCAAGACCCGTCTGGGAAAGGTTGTGCAGGCAACAGTGTCCAACGCCAGCATGGTCAGTGCTTTAGGTATAAACACTCCGCTGGTTTTTATGCTGGTCTTTGGTTTCGGAACTTGGCTAGCCTGA
- a CDS encoding universal stress protein, whose translation MEIMEDCEVNLKKIVAALDLSAYAETTFMHALALARSLQAELIILNIINISGLQSLDLVASQGFPVSKEDYIQKTNRERIRIFKETYLSRTEGVAAKIELRVGVPFEEIIRILRKEKADMVVMGTKGRTDLAGVLFGSTAEKVFRHSPCAVVSVRGPQHCRLPE comes from the coding sequence ATGGAAATAATGGAAGATTGTGAAGTGAATCTAAAAAAAATTGTCGCAGCTCTGGATCTTTCCGCATACGCTGAAACAACGTTCATGCACGCGCTTGCATTGGCCAGATCGCTGCAGGCAGAGCTCATCATCTTGAACATCATAAACATTTCAGGCCTTCAATCCCTCGATCTTGTTGCTAGCCAGGGATTTCCGGTCAGCAAGGAAGACTACATCCAAAAAACTAACCGGGAACGCATTCGGATCTTCAAAGAAACGTATCTATCCCGAACGGAAGGTGTTGCGGCAAAAATTGAGCTAAGGGTTGGTGTCCCTTTTGAGGAAATAATAAGGATTTTGCGTAAAGAAAAAGCGGACATGGTGGTCATGGGCACCAAGGGGCGTACCGATCTGGCTGGTGTACTTTTTGGTTCGACAGCGGAAAAAGTTTTCCGACACTCCCCATGTGCAGTGGTATCGGTCCGCGGTCCACAACACTGCAGGCTTCCCGAGTAA
- a CDS encoding M20 family metallopeptidase codes for METKRFNDLYRRFEDLLPPEEPLEMAKRLIAFQSENPPGMEAEISEYLEKWLSAEEFEVSRVLSPQGRPNLVATLRAKGGGKRLIYNGHMDVVPAGDPGVWTSPPYAPEIRSGRLYGRGAADTKGGTAAFIYGAWLIKQAGLNLGHSELVLHLVSDEESGGSHGTGFLASKGLAKADAAVVVEPTGMKIATAEKGTLWYRITIKGVAAHAAVPHLGVNAIEKMGKLLPRLKDMIGETRHPILGEPTLSIGVISGGSKINTVADSCFIEVDRRCLPNEQTEVIEQRLEDILADFGKNEEIKLYKERLMYAEPSEIAANEKIVTISLSNIERVIGNRPEIFGISGFTDARYYMRQAGTPAILLGPGNMNQAHTTDEYVEVDQLRRSALIFALITADFLDLE; via the coding sequence TTGGAGACAAAACGATTCAATGATCTCTATCGTCGATTTGAAGATCTTCTGCCCCCGGAAGAACCTTTGGAAATGGCTAAACGACTGATCGCTTTTCAGAGCGAAAACCCGCCAGGCATGGAGGCTGAAATTTCCGAGTATTTGGAAAAATGGCTTTCGGCTGAAGAATTTGAAGTGTCCCGGGTCCTCAGCCCGCAGGGGCGGCCCAACCTGGTGGCCACCCTCCGAGCGAAAGGAGGCGGCAAACGACTAATTTACAACGGCCACATGGATGTTGTCCCGGCTGGAGATCCCGGAGTGTGGACCAGTCCTCCTTACGCCCCAGAAATTCGATCAGGGCGTCTTTACGGCAGGGGGGCCGCTGATACAAAGGGTGGAACGGCGGCTTTTATTTACGGTGCCTGGCTTATTAAGCAGGCGGGTTTAAATCTTGGTCATTCCGAGTTGGTGCTGCACCTGGTCTCGGATGAAGAATCAGGTGGCAGTCATGGGACTGGGTTTCTCGCCTCGAAAGGTTTGGCCAAGGCAGACGCAGCGGTCGTCGTTGAGCCTACCGGAATGAAGATCGCCACCGCGGAGAAAGGTACCTTGTGGTACCGGATCACGATCAAAGGTGTGGCGGCACATGCTGCCGTGCCGCACCTTGGCGTCAATGCCATTGAGAAAATGGGAAAATTGCTGCCGCGGTTGAAGGATATGATAGGAGAGACCAGACATCCAATATTGGGTGAGCCCACATTGAGTATCGGAGTAATCAGCGGCGGAAGCAAAATCAATACCGTTGCAGACAGCTGTTTTATCGAAGTGGACCGGCGATGCCTTCCTAATGAGCAAACGGAGGTCATCGAACAGCGGCTGGAAGATATTCTGGCTGATTTTGGTAAGAACGAAGAGATCAAATTATATAAAGAACGCCTCATGTATGCTGAACCCAGCGAGATAGCCGCTAACGAAAAAATTGTGACGATATCACTGAGCAACATCGAACGGGTCATTGGCAACCGGCCAGAAATATTTGGAATTAGCGGATTCACAGATGCCAGGTATTACATGCGGCAGGCAGGAACACCGGCCATTCTGTTAGGCCCGGGGAATATGAATCAGGCCCATACAACCGACGAATATGTGGAAGTCGATCAGTTGCGCCGTTCGGCTTTGATTTTCGCTTTGATCACTGCTGATTTCTTGGATCTGGAGTGA
- a CDS encoding C-GCAxxG-C-C family protein, translated as MDESILKKAYDLGYEFERTYHGCAQCVIGAVYQIFPQMLSEDIFRAANAQGGGMGLTSIGQCGAAVGAGMIISQLYGRSLGDIADPEKKRFLAYRLGQEFASRFIEQTGSLICGDIQKKKMGRSFNLLNQNDWDTFEDAGGHDTHCPDVVGTATRIVVQMLLEQMEAKS; from the coding sequence ATGGACGAATCCATTTTAAAAAAGGCCTATGACCTCGGATACGAGTTCGAGCGCACCTATCACGGCTGTGCTCAATGCGTGATCGGTGCGGTGTACCAAATTTTCCCGCAAATGCTTAGCGAGGATATATTCCGGGCCGCCAACGCGCAGGGCGGCGGCATGGGGCTCACTTCTATCGGGCAATGCGGAGCTGCGGTCGGTGCGGGAATGATCATCAGTCAACTTTACGGGCGTTCTTTGGGCGACATTGCCGATCCCGAAAAGAAAAGGTTCTTGGCCTACCGACTCGGCCAAGAATTCGCGTCCAGATTTATTGAACAGACCGGATCCTTGATCTGTGGTGACATTCAGAAAAAGAAGATGGGGAGAAGTTTTAATCTTTTGAACCAAAATGACTGGGACACTTTCGAGGATGCAGGAGGTCACGACACGCACTGCCCCGATGTGGTGGGAACGGCCACCCGAATCGTGGTGCAGATGCTGCTCGAACAGATGGAGGCAAAGAGCTGA
- a CDS encoding nitrilase-related carbon-nitrogen hydrolase: MAFIRIAICQFGLRETQSYDQMAAHLREQCRLAIKNKPHLVVFPEFTTFGLLSMAGESLSYADMEHAIREIIAPFTPIYEQVFTEEAGKSGLVIAGGSHWITENDHAPGFNAAHVFFPDGRIERQKKNHLFPGETDWGTATFDGLGIYDVGWAKIGFMTCYDSEFPEVGRHLMLEGAQLLLCPSATYTERGYYRVRRCCAARAVENQLYVIESHQVGAIPVPVDKPLTAYGKSAVLCPIDDQTGIDNGVVAEAPSGNRECIVIADVDLELLSKSREKSEATILKDRRPDTYKHHYRLF; the protein is encoded by the coding sequence ATGGCCTTTATACGAATTGCGATTTGCCAATTTGGCCTTCGCGAAACCCAATCCTACGATCAAATGGCAGCACATTTAAGGGAGCAATGCAGACTGGCGATTAAAAATAAACCGCACCTGGTTGTTTTCCCCGAGTTTACCACCTTCGGCCTATTATCAATGGCGGGTGAGAGCCTCTCCTATGCCGATATGGAACATGCCATACGTGAAATTATAGCTCCTTTCACTCCCATTTACGAACAAGTTTTTACCGAGGAAGCCGGTAAATCGGGCCTGGTTATCGCAGGAGGCAGCCACTGGATCACTGAAAACGACCATGCGCCCGGATTCAACGCCGCTCATGTTTTTTTTCCGGACGGTCGGATCGAGAGGCAGAAAAAGAACCACCTTTTCCCTGGCGAAACCGATTGGGGCACCGCTACCTTCGATGGTCTTGGGATATATGATGTTGGATGGGCAAAAATTGGATTTATGACTTGTTATGACTCCGAGTTTCCGGAGGTAGGACGGCATCTAATGCTGGAGGGGGCACAACTACTTCTTTGCCCATCTGCGACCTACACAGAACGCGGGTATTACAGAGTTCGTCGATGCTGTGCGGCGCGAGCGGTTGAAAACCAGCTATATGTTATCGAGTCCCATCAGGTCGGGGCCATACCGGTTCCGGTGGACAAACCTTTAACAGCTTACGGAAAATCTGCAGTTCTGTGCCCCATAGATGACCAAACAGGTATTGACAATGGTGTTGTGGCGGAAGCGCCCTCCGGAAACCGAGAGTGCATTGTCATCGCAGATGTGGATCTTGAGTTGCTTTCCAAGTCAAGAGAAAAGTCCGAAGCCACTATTTTGAAAGACCGTCGCCCAGACACTTACAAGCACCACTACCGGCTGTTTTAG